The following is a genomic window from Neurospora crassa OR74A linkage group III, whole genome shotgun sequence.
GGCCCTGGCCTGGTACAAGTCTCAGTACGAAGAGCTTGAGCAGGAACTCAAGGAATTCCAGCAGTCGTccaaggagctcgaggccGAGCTGGAAAAGGACCTGGACGCCGCCGATAAGAGAGAGCGCGCCCTACAGCAAAAGGCCGAGGGATTATCCTACGAGGTAGAGGAGTGGAAGGTATGTTTGGTTGTTTGGCTCGCGTTGGGCTCCCATGAATGATGATCCTGTGACAGTCATGGATGTGACCCCCCCAACACACCCTTTCATTTCAATTAGCGCCACACCCGGCAAATGctcccaccgccaccaccacccatctGACCTTCCCCTCTTAGCTGTATGCTAAAAAAAATGAACATCTGCTGACCCGGGATTCGGTAACAGAGAAAATACAAAGAATCAAAATCAGAGGCAAATGCTGCGCAAAGTGCGCTTGAGAAGGAAATCACGGCTCTGCGCGAGACCAACAGAACGCTCCAGCTGAAGCTACGCGATATCGAGGTGGCCAACGATGACTTTGAGCGCCAAGCCCGAAACACGTCGTCCTCGCTGGAGGACCTCGAATCCAAGTACAATGTCGCGATTGAACGCGCCGtcatgatggaggaggaaatcAAGATTGGGGAGCAGGAAAGAGAACGGTTGCGCGTCGAAGCCCAGCGATTGCGCGAAGAACTGTCCGACCTGAAGATTGAGGCCGAGATCTTGCAGTCCAAGCTTAGGAAGCACCAAGCCCGTGGCCATCTCACACaaatcaccaccactatcGCCCCCGCGCCCGCCTCACCGCTGTCGACCGCCAGCTCGCCCTTGGTCTCAACTCCACCCGATACCAAGTCCCTGTCCACGATCGACACCTTGTCCGAAGTGCAAGATCCACCATCGCCGCCCATGTCCGATGCCTCGCTGGGCAAGGGTCTTAGGGCGTCTAGGAGCACCCCCGTCAAGCAGACGGCTTCTAGACCAGGCGGGTGCCGGACACCCAAGACGTCCATCTCCAAGTCAGCCGCCGCCAAGTCGTCAGCTCAGGCAACCCACAAGGCTAACCAGTCCTTCAGCGAGAACAATATCACGCCCAAGCCAAAGCCGCTCAGCTCGTCGACTTCCTCGCAATCGAACCGTCCCTCCAACGGCCGCTTCAACACTAACAGCTATCCCATGGTGCGCACGCCATCGTCAAGGCCCTCGGGCGCTAGAGCCGCCGAGAGGCCACGGGCGCCGGTGCACAGGATTCCTCCGTCCAACTCTCTCACCCACATCCGAACCCTTACCGCGCAGATGCAGAAACTCGAAGCCCGCGTTCACTCAGCTCGCTCCAAGCTTCCGGCCACAGCGCAGACGCCACCTAAGCAGTCGCCGCGCTTCAGCGGAGGGATCGGAGGCCTTGCCGCCACGGTAGCCATGCGCGGGAAGAAGCAGCGGGGGGTTGGGGCTTCTACCTCTTCGCTCAACCTGCTGGACGATGACAACGCGTCCGATATTTCAGGCACGCACAGCAACCCCGACTTCCGCAGCAGCACCTTGAATCTCAGCAAGCACATCCCCCGACTTAGCACGTCAGGAGTGTCGCGCATAGCCTTTGGGCCCCTACCGATCCGCCACCCCGCCTCTGCCGCCGCCTCGACAACATCTACAAGCACAGCAACCGCCACCAACGTTGACTCGGAAGTCTCCCGGCCCAGCAGCCGAGCTAGTTCCTCGGGCTACGGCCGGCCCATCAGCCGAGCCGATTCCCACTCCACAGCAGCGTCAGGGTACATgccctcgtcttcctcgcgACCTATCAGCCGGACTAGTCTGCCTGGACATGGGACACGAACTCCCGTAGGCTCGTGGCCACGCAGCTCG
Proteins encoded in this region:
- the ro-11 gene encoding nuclear distribution protein RO11, variant, coding for MAADVPGSPLAKNATTEEALAWYKSQYEELEQELKEFQQSSKELEAELEKDLDAADKRERALQQKAEGLSYEVEEWKRKYKESKSEANAAQSALEKEITALRETNRTLQLKLRDIEVANDDFERQARNTSSSLEDLESKYNVAIERAVMMEEEIKIGEQERERLRVEAQRLREELSDLKIEAEILQSKLRKHQARGHLTQITTTIAPAPASPLSTASSPLVSTPPDTKSLSTIDTLSEVQDPPSPPMSDASLGKGLRASRSTPVKQTASRPGGCRTPKTSISNENNITPKPKPLSSSTSSQSNRPSNGRFNTNSYPMVRTPSSRPSGARAAERPRAPVHRIPPSNSLTHIRTLTAQMQKLEARVHSARSKLPATAQTPPKQSPRFSGGIGGLAATVAMRGKKQRGVGASTSSLNLLDDDNASDISGTHSNPDFRSSTLNLSKHIPRLSTSGVSRIAFGPLPIRHPASAAASTTSTSTATATNVDSEVSRPSSRASSSGYGRPISRADSHSTAASGYMPSSSSRPISRTSLPGHGTRTPVGSWPRSSGNLSAYGHGPAHSQASISYSTAEEDELTDDGQRELRSKTTPARRRTGTLSARDAPDHHHTGIPIPGSGGNRRQSGSSSASRSSVTGSLSLRRQSNAAALGHGHGHNAGYGHGHGTVPGGTTVRKVVDLGETY
- the ro-11 gene encoding nuclear distribution protein RO11, encoding MAADVPGSPLAKNATTEEALAWYKSQYEELEQELKEFQQSSKELEAELEKDLDAADKRERALQQKAEGLSYEVEEWKRKYKESKSEANAAQSALEKEITALRETNRTLQLKLRDIEVANDDFERQARNTSSSLEDLESKYNVAIERAVMMEEEIKIGEQERERLRVEAQRLREELSDLKIEAEILQSKLRKHQARGHLTQITTTIAPAPASPLSTASSPLVSTPPDTKSLSTIDTLSEVQDPPSPPMSDASLGKGLRASRSTPVKQTASRPGGCRTPKTSISKSAAAKSSAQATHKANQSFSENNITPKPKPLSSSTSSQSNRPSNGRFNTNSYPMVRTPSSRPSGARAAERPRAPVHRIPPSNSLTHIRTLTAQMQKLEARVHSARSKLPATAQTPPKQSPRFSGGIGGLAATVAMRGKKQRGVGASTSSLNLLDDDNASDISGTHSNPDFRSSTLNLSKHIPRLSTSGVSRIAFGPLPIRHPASAAASTTSTSTATATNVDSEVSRPSSRASSSGYGRPISRADSHSTAASGYMPSSSSRPISRTSLPGHGTRTPVGSWPRSSGNLSAYGHGPAHSQASISYSTAEEDELTDDGQRELRSKTTPARRRTGTLSARDAPDHHHTGIPIPGSGGNRRQSGSSSASRSSVTGSLSLRRQSNAAALGHGHGHNAGYGHGHGTVPGGTTVRKVVDLGETY